A part of Apodemus sylvaticus chromosome 19, mApoSyl1.1, whole genome shotgun sequence genomic DNA contains:
- the LOC127670125 gene encoding olfactory receptor 2J3-like: protein MVEFNASWEGYFIFLGFSKWPHLEVVLFVVILIFYMMTLTGNLFIIILSHLDSHLHTPMYFFLSNLSALDLCYTTSSVPQLLFNLWGPEKTISYAGCMLQLYFVLALGTTECVLLVVMSYDRYIAVCKPLHYSVLMNPRFCQLLAAASWVCGFTTSALHSSFTFWVPLCGHRQVDHFFCEVPALLKLSCVDIHANELTLMVMSAIFVVIPLILILSSYGAIAWTVLEIQSTTRLQKVFGTCGAHLTVVSLFFIPIMCIYLKPSTKSSQDHTKFIALFYTVVTPSLNPLIYTLRNKDVRGAIRRLSWYKREK from the coding sequence ATGGTGGAATTCAATGCAAGTTGGGAAGGGTACtttatttttctgggtttttctAAATGGCCTCATCTGGAAGTTGTTCTCTTTGTGGTGATATTGATATTCTACATGATGACACTGACAGGAAATCTCTTCATCATCATCCTATCACACCTAGATTCTCATCTCCACACCcctatgtacttcttcctctcaaacctctctgctcTGGATCTCTGCTATACCACTAGCTCTGTTCCTCAGCTGCTGTTCAACCTCTGGGGCCCAGAGAAGACGATATCTTATGCTGGTTGCATGCTTCAGCTCTATTTTGTCCTCGCTCTGGGTACCACAGAGTGTGTTTTGTTGGTGGTAATGTCCTATGACCGCTATATAGCTGTGTGTAAACCCTTGCATTACTCTGTTCTCATGAATCCTCGTTTTTGCCAACTGCTGGCTGCAGCATCCTGGGTATGTGGCTTTACCACCTCAGCACTTCATTCTTCCTTTACCTTCTGGGTACCCCTGTGTGGCCATCGCCAAGTGGACCACTTCTTCTGTGAAGTGCCAGCACTGTTGAAGTTGTCTTGTGTTGATATCCATGCAAATGAGCTGACCCTCATGGTCATGAGTGCTATTTTTGTTGTCATACCACTCATTCTGATCCTGAGCTCCTATGGTGCCATTGCATGGACTGTCCTGGAAATACAATCAACTACTAGACTTCAGAAAGTTTTTGGGACCTGTGGAGCTCATCTGActgttgtttctctctttttcattcCAATCATGTGCATTTATCTTAAGCCTTCAACAAAAAGTTCTCAAGATCATACCAAGTTCATTGCCCTCTTCTATACTGTTGTCACACCTAGCCTCAACCCTCTCATTTATACTCTAAGAAACAAAGATGTGAGAGGGGCAATAAGGAGGCTGAGTTGGtataaaagagagaaatga